One Erpetoichthys calabaricus chromosome 8, fErpCal1.3, whole genome shotgun sequence DNA segment encodes these proteins:
- the LOC114656096 gene encoding ADP-ribosylhydrolase ARH1-like isoform X2 has protein sequence MEMVSTLNPDVPGGLNLKFNPKGGGCGAAMHAMCIGLRFPQPSEEKLLIEVSIESGRLTHHHPTGYLGALTAVLFTAYAVNGKPPREWGRGLLEVLPKAKSYIVESGRDVQENLETWGYFEKKWNIYLEERGILDSKSEPKFPDAYGPAERDAFYSTLSYQGWAGASGHDAPMIAYDALLKAGSSWVTLAHHGFFHGGDSDTTGVIAACWWGAIYCFEGVPKCNYEKLEYKSRLAKIGEELYELSRNQLTNGGGGGGSCQQA, from the exons ATGGAAATGGTGAGCACACTGAACCCTGATGTTCCAGGTGGACTGAATCTTAAATTTAATCCAAAAGGAGGAGGATGTGGGGCTGCCATGCATGCCATGTGCATTGGGTTGCGATTTCCACAACCTTCTGAAGAAAAACTCCTGATTGAAGTGAGCATTGAGAGCGGGAGACTGACCCATCACCACCCTACGGGTTATCTGGGCGCATTAACTGCAGTGTTATTTACAGCCTATGCTGTGAATGGCAAGCCTCCTCGGGAGTGGGGAAGGGGTCTCCTGGAAGTTTTGCCAAAAGCAAAAAGCTACATAGTAGAATCTGGACGTGATGTTCAAGAAAATCTGGAAACATG gggttattttgaaaaaaaatggaatatctATCTTGAGGAAAGAGGAATTCTGGATAGCAAATCAGAACCTAAATTCCCTGATGCCTATGGTCCTGCAGAAAGAGATGCCTTTTATTCAACACTGAGCTATCAAGGCTGGGCAGGAGCCAGTGGTCATGATGCTCCCATGATAGCATATGATGCTCTGCTGAAAGCTGGTAGCTCCTGGGTCACTCTTGCCCATCATGGATTTTTCCACGGAGGTGACAGTGACACAACGGGTGTCATTGCTGCATGTTGGTGGGGAGCCATATATTGCTTTGAGGGAGTGCCCAAGTGCAATTATGAAAAGCTTGAGTATAAAAGCAGACTAGCTAAAATTGGTGAAGAATTGTATGAGCTAAGTAGAAATCAACTCActaatggtggtggtggtggtggtagctGTCAACAGGCATGA